The following are encoded together in the Nicotiana tabacum cultivar K326 unplaced genomic scaffold, ASM71507v2 Un00001, whole genome shotgun sequence genome:
- the LOC107797497 gene encoding transcription factor bHLH25-like, producing MEYHGFNQQWPINSFDELSAISIAASFSENLHESFISQPDFGLKRPAEMSQNIYLERPLKNPKTNQSWNNSYENDHILSSHLINSNNYTNQVVNVKPKEEMSTISSNSSITFATEHQNMVSQESFANQNYMFKANCQGAKSTVSTNGKLTQAQDHIIAERKRREKLSQRFIALSALIPGLKKMDKASVLGDAIKYLKQLQERVKTLEEQTKKKSVESVVFIKKYELYGDGENSSSDENYSSGTLPIDEPLPEIEARFSERDVLVRIHCEKKKGLVDKTVAEIEKLHLSVINTCALSFGTSALDITIIAQMDEEFAMTVQDFVKNLRSALKIFM from the exons ATGGAATATCATGGTTTTAATCAACAGTGGCCAATTAACTCATTTGATGAGCTCAGTGCAATATCTATAGCTGCTTCATTTAGTGAAAATTTGCATGAATCTTTCATTTCTCAGCCAGATTTTGGGCTTAAGAGACCTGCAGAAATGTCCCAAAATATTTATCTTGAAAGGCCATTGAAGAATCCTAAAACTAATCAGAGCTGGAATAATTCCTATGAAAATGATCATATTTTGAGCTCCCATTTGATCAACTCAAATAATTACACTAACCAAGTTGTGAATGTGAAGCCTAAAGAGGAGATGAGTACAATATCTTCCAACAGCAGTATAACATTTGCAACTGAGCATCAGAATATGGTTTCTCAAGAATCTTTTGCCAATCAGAATTACATGTTTAAGGCTAATTGCCAAGGAGCTAAGAGTACTGTTAGTACAAATGGGAAACTAACACAAGCTCAAGATCACATCATTGCGGAGAGAAAAAGACGCGAAAAACTCAGCCAAAGATTCATTGCTTTATCTGCTCTAATTCCTGGACTCAAAAAG ATGGACAAGGCTTCTGTTCTAGGAGATGCAATAAAATACTTGAAACAACTCCAAGAGAGAGTGAAGACACTTGAggaacaaacaaagaaaaaatctGTGGAGTCTGTTGTATTTATTAAGAAATATGAACTTTATGGAGATGGTGAAAATTCTTCTTCAGATGAAAACTACTCGAGTGGTACTCTACCAATTGATGAGCCACTCCCAGAAATTGAAGCAAGATTTTCTGAGAGAGATGTCTTAGTTAGAATTCACTGTGAGAAAAAGAAAGGGTTGGTTGACAAAACAGTTGCTGAAATTGAGAAACTTCATTTATCAGTCATCAATACCTGTGCCTTGTCTTTTGGAACTTCTGCTCTTGACATAACTATAATTGCTCAG ATGGATGAGGAATTTGCAATGACCGTCCAGGATTTTGTCAAGAATTTGCGCTCTGCTCTCAAAATATTTATGTGA